A window of the Synchiropus splendidus isolate RoL2022-P1 chromosome 6, RoL_Sspl_1.0, whole genome shotgun sequence genome harbors these coding sequences:
- the mkrn2os.2 gene encoding MKRN2 opposite strand protein isoform X2, with protein MERSVLCFSHCDSNIFCFQLPAECPSCGEEVGGHHLQEAPVSLPPPFTDGHKSSCCLLITAVDRDFSDSSELHTGISDTSGVVYNYTCAGVLRDTMGPVPADILVQTDVGYHLAQLPRGQPQLLQLLSSVHQQRNASGGSATSVPRGLHSDLHTSQDDKGFKVSASVCSPTRTPVLPGGQTIGCLFVFV; from the exons ATGGAGCGTTCTGTGCTCTGCTTCTCTCACTGTGACAGCAATATTTTCTGTTTCCAACTTCCTGCTGAGTGTCCCAGCTGTGGAGAAGAAGTGGGAGGTCACCACCTACAGGAGGCACCAGTCAGTCTCCCCCCACCTTTCACAGATGGACACAAAAGTTCCTGTTGCCTTCTCATCACTGCCGTGGACAG agacTTCAGCGATTCCTCTGAGCTCCACACTGGCATCTCGGACACCTCTG GGGTTGTCTACAACTACACTTGTGCCGGAGTACTAAGAGACACCA TGGGACCAGTACCTGCAGACATTCTCGTCCAAACCGATGTGGGATACCACTTGGCACAG CTTCCACGCGGACAACCACAACTGCTTCAGCTTCTGTCTTCAGTTCATCAACAGCGTAATGCAAGCGGAGGGTCGGCAACCTCTGTCCCAAGAGGTCTTCATTCAGACCTTCATACTTCCCAGGATGACAAGGGTTTCAAAGTTTCTGCGTCTGTATGCTCACCTACACGCACACCAGTACTACCTGGAGGACAGACGATAGgatgcttgtttgtgtttgtgtga
- the pcif1 gene encoding mRNA (2'-O-methyladenosine-N(6)-)-methyltransferase, with the protein MSSDDQGSLKGDASTMLSSPTSSQGPPHALPSKPPDLPDELVQAGWSKCWSRRENRPYYFNKFTNQSLWEVPVLGQHDVISDPLGLNAATSDGSDGNSGLRKRRISEDQESNTVKRAKVEPTTPISPNTPGVKPWSSAQDEKQVAQANAVNQAATPAPYKPSVIYWDLDIQTNAVIREHPPATHLPPHPEIELQRAQLVTKLRQHYQELCHQREGIDPPRESFNRWLLERKVIDKGLDPLLPSDCEPIISPSMFREVMNDIPIRLSRIKYKEEARKLLFKYAEAAKKMIDSRNASPESRKVVKWNAEDTMNWLRRDHSASKEDYMDRLEHLRQQCGPHVAAVAKDSVEGICSKIYQLSAEYSRRLRQAHLSLLPDATTDSGGSPSQTRLVYCYPVRLAQASPPLPRVELHFENDVACLRFKGEMVKVNRGHFSKLELLYRYSCIDDSRFEKFLTRIWCLLKRYQVMFGSGANEGLGLQGALPVPVFEALNRQFGVSFECFASPLNCYFKQFCSAFPDTDGFFGSRGTFLSFSPVSGSFEANPPFCEELMLAMVTHFEDLLDRSTEPLSFIVFVPEWRDPVTPALTRMEESRFLRHQLKVPAYEHEYRSGSQHICKREEMSYRAVHGTAVLFLQNDAGFAKWTPSPERVSELLAAYRLPSPRPSSMTSPGSAPSADSAPRAPDRTPSGVMSTGNHDNNNNNSSSLQEKMAVV; encoded by the exons ATGTCCAGTGATGACCAGGGTTCATTAAAGGGGGATGCGTCCACAATGCTCTCTTCTCCCACCTCCTCACAAGGACCACCCCATGCTCTGCCTTCCAAGCCACCTGATCTGCCAG ACGAGCTGGTGCAGGCGGGCTGGTCCAAGTGTTGGTCTCGGAGGGAGAACCGTCCATATTACTTCAACAAGTTCACCAATCAGAGTCTGTGGGAGGTGCCAGTGTTGGGTCAGCATGACGTCATT TCGGACCCTCTGGGACTGAACGCGGCCACCTCTGATGGCAGCGATGGTAACAGTGGTCTGAGAAAGAGGAGGATTTCAGAGGATCAAGAGTCCAACACCGTCAAACGGGCGAAG GTGGAACCCACCACACCCATCTCTCCAAACACCCCGGGTGTCAAACCCTGGAGTTCTGCCCAGGATGAGAAACAAGTCGCACAAGCTAATGCCGTCAACCAGGCTGCCACCCCGGCCCCATACAAACCATCAGT GATCTACTGGGACCTGGACATCCAGACCAATGCTGTCATCAGAGAACACCCTCCAGCCACCCACCTGCCCCCCCACCCTGAGATAGAGTTGCAGCGTGCCCAACTTGTCACCAAACTGAGACAGCACTACCAGGAGCTGTGCCACCAGAGGGAAG GTATCGACCCGCCGCGGGAGTCCTTCAACCGCTGGCTGCTGGAGAGGAAAGTCATCGACAAAGGCCTGGACCCCTTGTTGCCGAGCGACTGTGAGCCAATCATCTCCCCATCCATGTTTAGAGAAGTCATGAATGACATCCCTATCAG GTTGTCACGAATCAAATATAAAGAAGAAGCACGGAAGCTGCTGTTCAAGTATGCAGAAGCTGCCAAGAAGATGATCGACTCCAG AAATGCAAGTCCGGAGAGCAGGAAGGTGGTGAAGTGGAACGCTGAAGACACGATGAATTGGCTACGGCGAGACCACTCTGCCAGCAAAGAGGACTACATG GACCGGCTGGAGCACCTTAGACAGCAGTGTGGTCCTCATGTAGCTGCTGTAGCCAAAGACTCTGTGGAGGGGATCTGCTCAAAGATCTACCAGCTGTCTGCAGAGTACAGCCGGCGTCTGAGACAAGCTCACCTGAGCCTACTGCCAGACGCCACCACAG ACTCCGGGGGCTCACCCTCACAGACGAGACTAGTTTACTGCTACCCAGTGCGTCTAGCTCAGGCATCGCCTCCCCTGCCGCGGGTTGAGCTTCACTTCGAGAACGACGTGGCATGTCTGCGATTCAAAGGGGAAATGGTGAAGGTCAACCGGGGTCACTTCAGTAAGCTG GAGCTGCTCTACAGGTACAGCTGCATCGATGACTCGCGCTTTGAGAAGTTCCTCACAAGGATCTGGTGTCTCCTGAAACGCTACCAG GTGATGTTTGGCAGTGGCGCTAACGAAGGCCTGGGCCTGCAGGGGGCACTACCCGTGCCTGTTTTTGAGGCCCTTAACCGACAGTTTGGCGTTTCCTTCGAGTGTTTCGCTTCGCCGCTGAACTGCTACTTTAAACAGTTTTGCTCCGCCTTCCCTGACACAGACGGCTTCTTCGGGTCCAGAGG AACCTTCCTGTCCTTCAGCCCTGTCAGCGGAAGCTTCGAGGCCAATCCACCTTTTTGCGAAGAGCTGATGCTGGCCATGGTGACACACTTTGAG GACCTGCTGGACCGGTCCACCGAGCCGCTGtccttcattgtttttgtccCCGAGTGGCGTGACCCGGTCACACCAGCACTAACCCGCATGGAAGAGAGCCGCTTCCTTCGTCACCAACTGAAAGTCCCGGCGTACGAGCACGAGTACCGATCAGGAAGCCAACATATCTGCAAAAG GGAGGAAATGTCGTACCGGGCTGTCCACGGAACCGCAGTTCTCTTCCTTCAGAACGACGCCGGCTTCGCCAAATGGACTCCATCACCAGAGCGTGTGTCAGAGCTGTTGGCAGCATACCGCCTCCCCTCACCCCGGCCCTCCTCTATGACCTCCCCCGGCTCCGCCCCCTCAGCAGACTCGGCCCCCCGGGCCCCTGACAGAACGCCGAGTGGTGTGATGTCAACAGGTAAccatgataacaacaacaacaacagcagcagtctgCAGGAGAAGATGGCTGTTGTGTAG
- the isy1 gene encoding pre-mRNA-splicing factor ISY1 homolog, whose amino-acid sequence MARNAEKAMTALARFRQAQLEEGKCKERRPFLASDCSDLPKADKWRRQIISEISKKVAQIQNAGLGEFKIRDLNDEINKLLREKRHWEIRIRELGGRDYLRYGPRMLDHEGKEVPGNRGYRYFGAARDLPGVRELFEKEPAPDLRKTRAELMKEVDAEYYGYRDEDDGVLLPLESQHEKQAVLQEVQKWRSDRGSLPDRQDEDDNIYTVQVEVEDEEKGEESEEEDGVSFFHVPVPSQKEVEEALVRRKKMELLQRYASETLQAQSQEARTLLGL is encoded by the exons ATG GCTCGAAATGCTGAAAAGGCCAT GACGGCCTTGGCCCGGTTCCGACAGGCCCAGCTGGAGGAAGGGAAGTGCAAA GAGAGGAGACCGTTCCTGGCGTCGGACTGTAGCGACCTTCCCAAAGCCGACAAATGGCGGCGACAG atcaTCAGTGAAATCTCAAAGAAAGTGGCTCAGATCCAGAACG CTGGCCTCGGAGAATTCAAAATTCGTGATCTGAACGATGAAATCAACAAGCTGCTCAGAGAGAAACGCCACTGGGAAATCAGAATACGAGAACTGGGGGGGCGGGACTACCTG AGGTATGGGCCGAGGATGCTGGACCACGAAGGGAAGGAAGTTCCTGGGAATCGGGGCTATCGATACTTCGGTGCTGCCAGAGATCTCCCTGGAGTTCGTGAGCTGTTTGAGAAAGAAC CGGCGCCAGACCTGAGAAAGACCAGAGCTGAGCTGATGAAGGAGGTGGATGCAGAGTACTACGGTTATCGGGATGAAGATGACGGTGTGCTGCTGCCGCTGGAGAGCCAGCACGAGAAACAGG CTGTGCTACAGGAGGTCCAGAAGTGGCGGTCGGACCGAGGGTCTTTACCGGACAGACAGGATGAAGATGACAACATCTACACCGTCCAGGTGGAA GTTGAAGATGAAGAGAAAGGGGAGGAGTCAGAAGAGGAGGACGGGGTCTCGTTTTTCCATGTCCCAGTTCCATCACAGAAAgag gtggaggaggctctgGTCCGGAGGAAGAAGATGGAGCTCCTACAACGTTATGCCAGCGAGACTCTTCAGGctcaaagtcaagaagctcGAACTCTGCTGGGACTGTAA
- the mkrn2os.2 gene encoding MKRN2 opposite strand protein isoform X1, producing MERSVLCFSHCDSNIFCFQLPAECPSCGEEVGGHHLQEAPVSLPPPFTDGHKSSCCLLITAVDRDFSDSSELHTGISDTSGVVYNYTCAGVLRDTSGWQHCVSIPLVRPDRFSLLAQWDQYLQTFSSKPMWDTTWHSFHADNHNCFSFCLQFINSVMQAEGRQPLSQEVFIQTFILPRMTRVSKFLRLYAHLHAHQYYLEDRR from the exons ATGGAGCGTTCTGTGCTCTGCTTCTCTCACTGTGACAGCAATATTTTCTGTTTCCAACTTCCTGCTGAGTGTCCCAGCTGTGGAGAAGAAGTGGGAGGTCACCACCTACAGGAGGCACCAGTCAGTCTCCCCCCACCTTTCACAGATGGACACAAAAGTTCCTGTTGCCTTCTCATCACTGCCGTGGACAG agacTTCAGCGATTCCTCTGAGCTCCACACTGGCATCTCGGACACCTCTG GGGTTGTCTACAACTACACTTGTGCCGGAGTACTAAGAGACACCAGTGGGTGGCAGCACTGTGTTAGCATCCCTCTGGTCCGACCTGACAGGTTCTCGCTTCTGGCCCAGTGGGACCAGTACCTGCAGACATTCTCGTCCAAACCGATGTGGGATACCACTTGGCACAG CTTCCACGCGGACAACCACAACTGCTTCAGCTTCTGTCTTCAGTTCATCAACAGCGTAATGCAAGCGGAGGGTCGGCAACCTCTGTCCCAAGAGGTCTTCATTCAGACCTTCATACTTCCCAGGATGACAAGGGTTTCAAAGTTTCTGCGTCTGTATGCTCACCTACACGCACACCAGTACTACCTGGAGGACAGACGATAG
- the zgc:77375 gene encoding haloacid dehalogenase-like hydrolase domain-containing 5 produces the protein MWSRGLLQMARRASTAGKQVGLLLDVDGVLVRGGSVIPAARRAFRKLVDRNNKLQFPVVFVTNAGSCRAQEKAAQLSHLLDVQVAPEQVVLSHSPLQMMSRFHDNRVLVSGQGPVVAIAHSLGFKNVVTIEDLKEQYPLLDMVEHKRFKPSSLAQQKFPRIDAIILFGEPIRWETNLQLLIDVLLTNGCPDLPYEPQPPQQLPVLACNMDLVWMAEAPSPRFGHGIFLLCLESVYRKITGLELKYEVLLGKPSLLTYQYAEHLLRQQNQNQSVSTIYAVGDNMMTDVFGANLYNRSLTCRATKTTQSRLASSGTGTKPVGFDTESAVATAECRSILVCTGVYNPDSLLLSHDVAGTVFHGHKDLVLDTELLEPRHVVTDVEAAVDLLLADL, from the exons ATGTGGTCGAGGGGACTCTTACAAATGGCCCGGAGGGCAAGTACAGCCGGGAAACAG GTGGGGCTCCTCTTAGACGTGGATGGGGTTCTGGTCCGGGGTGGGTCAGTGATCCCTGCAGCCCGTCGAGCCTTTCGTAAACTTGTGGACAGAAACAACAAACTGCAGTTTCCCGTGGTTTTCGTCACCAATGCAGGAAGCTGTCGAGCACAGGAGAAGGCGGCACAGTTGTCTCACCTGCTGGACGTCCAG GTCGCTCCAGAGCAGGTGGTTCTGTCCCACAGCCCTTTGCAGATGATGAGTCGTTTTCATGACAACCGAGTACTGGTGTCTGGGCAGGGACCTGTGGTGGCCATCGCACACTC TTTGGGCTTCAAGAATGTCGTTACCATTGAAGACCTGAAGGAACAGTACCCCCTGCTGGACATGGTGGAGCACAAGCGCTTCAAGCCATCA TCACTCGCTCAGCAGAAGTTTCCAAGGATTGACG CGATCATATTGTTTGGCGAACCAATCCGGTGGGAGACGAACCTCCAGCTTCTGAttgacgtcctgctgaccaacggGTGCCCCGACTTGCCCTATGAGCCTCAGCCACCGCAGCAGCTGCCAGTTCTCGCCTGCAACATGGACCTGGTGTGGATGGCCGAGGCACCGTCTCCTCG TTTCGGCCATGGCATCTTCCTGCTGTGTCTGGAATCTGTCTACCGGAAAATCACAGGTCTTGAGCTCAAGTACGAGGTCCTGCTGGGAAAACCCAGCCTGCTTACGTACCAGTACGCCGAGCACCTGCTGAGACAgcagaatcagaaccagagtGTGAGCACCATTTACGCAGTGGG TGACAACATGATGACTGATGTCTTCGGTGCTAATCTCTACAACCGCTCCCTGACTTGCCGTGCCACCAAGACCACTCAGTCCAGGCTGGCCTCCAGCGGAACGGGAACCAAGCCTGTGGGTTTTGACACGGAGTCGGCTGTGGCTACAGCCGAGTGTCGTTCCATTCTG GTGTGCACAGGTGTCTACAACCCTGACTCCCTATTGCTCAGCCACGATGTCGCTGGAACAGTCTTCCACGGACACAAAGACCTGGTCTTGGACACTGAGCTGCTGGAGCCCAGACATGTGGTCACAGATGTGGAAGCTGCAGTAGACCTGCTGCTtgccgacctctga
- the LOC128760126 gene encoding RNA-binding protein 39-like, with translation MSDDLDIEEMLEAPFRKEDKTASPEVPEERLKRKKRRSHSRDRKRSRSRDRKKSRSRERKRSRDRRRSHSRERRRSRSRDRGGRYMDHHKIVRRSRSKSPVRREKSPVRLPIGNLTPEERDARTVFCMQLAARIRPRDLEEFFSAVGKVRDVRMISDRNSRRSKGIAYIEFVEASSVPLAIGLTGQRLLGVPIIVQASQAEKNRAAAAAALSLQKGATGPMRLYIGSLHFNITEEMLRGIFEPFGRIENIQLMMDSETGRSKGYGFITFSDAECAKNALEQLNGFELAGRPMKVGHVTERTDPASAASLLDSDELDRSGIDLGTTGRLQLMARLAEGTGLQMPPAAQQALQMSGAIAIGAMAAVSAAMNPALSMNSGPMNLPSQPLATHCFQLTNMFHPQREEVPGWEVDIQHDVIEECNKHGGVVHVYVDKNSPEGNVYVKCPTIPVAMAAVNALHGRYFAGKMITAAYVPLPTYHKLFPGAATATQLLAPPTRR, from the exons ATGTCAGATGACCTGGACATCGAGGAGATGTTGGAGGCTCCGTTTAGAAAG GAGGACAAGACTGCCAGCCCAGAAGTTCCAGAAGAGCGTCTCAAGAG AAAAAAAAGACGAAGCCACAGCCGTGACAGGAAGCGCAGCCGGAGCCGCGATCGGAAGAAAAGTCGAAGTCGAGAGCGCAAACGCAGCCGAGACCGGCGTCGTAGCCACAGCCGGGAACGCAGACGCAGTCGAAGCAGAGACAGAGGGGGGCGCTATATGGACCATCACAAAAT CGTCAGACGTTCCAGGAGTAAAAGTCCTGTCAGACGAGAGAAGAGTCCGGTCAG ACTTCCGATCGGGAACTTGACTCCTGAAGAGAGGGATGCTCGGACCGTCTTCTGCATGCAGCTCGCTGCCCGGATCCGACCCAGAGACCTGGAGGAGTTCTTCTCTGCTGTGGGAAAG GTTCGCGACGTCCGGATGATCTCAGACAGGAACTCTCGAAGGTCAAAGGGCATTGCTTACATCGAGTTTGTGGAAGCTAGTTCAGTCCCTCTGGCCATCGGACTGACTGGTCAAAGATTGCTGGGAGTGCCGATCATTGTCCAGGCGTCCCAG GCGGAAAAGAAccgggcagcagcagcagcagcactgagcCTTCAGAAAGGAGCTACAGGTCCGATGAGATTGTATATTGGGTCATTGCACTTCAACATCACAGAGGAGATGCTGCGAGGAATCTTTGAGCCATTTGGTCGt ATCGAGAACATCCAGCTGATGATGGACAGTGAGACGGGTCGCTCGAAAGGTTATGGCTTCATCACA TTTTCAGACGCAGAGTGCGCCAAAAATGCCCTGGAGCAGCTGAATGGCTTTGAGCTTGCTGGCCGACCGATGAAGGTGGGTCATGTGACGGAGCGCACCGACCCGGCATCAGCAGCCTCCTTGCTGGACAGCGACGAGCTGGACCGCAGCGGGATTGACCTGGGAACGACTGGACGACTGCAGCTGATGGCCCGACTGGCTGAGG GTACCGGGCTGCAGATGCCCCCTGCCGCTCAGCAGGCGCTGCAGATGAGTGGTGCCATCGCCATCGGAGCGATGGCCGCTGTTTCGG CTGCCATGAATCCTGCTCTCAGTATGAACTCTGGACCTATGAATCTTCCGTCTCAACCTCTGGCCACACACTGTTTTCAGCTGACCAACATGTTCCACCCGCAGAg GGAGGAGGTTCCAGGATGGGAGGTGGATATTCAACATGACGTCATTGAGGAATGTAACAAACATGGCGGCGTGGTGCATGTTTATGTCGATAAGAACTCACCTGAG GGTAACGTGTACGTCAAATGTCCGACAATCCCAGTTGCCATGGCGGCGGTGAATGCCCTTCACGGGCGATACTTTGCAG GTAAGATGATTACTGCGGCATACGTCCCTCTCCCCACGTACCACAAGCTGTTTCCCGGTGCTGCCACTGCCACTCAGCTGTTGGCCCCGCCCACTCGCCGGTGA
- the tsen2 gene encoding tRNA-splicing endonuclease subunit Sen2 isoform X2, which yields MQAEFRPPRRRVRIYEEYRAPFPLDVEHGQNKPAEAELLHNHVLVYGEEHIHRIYSQGFFGKGILSRSKPEFCVFDQWEEHKGQLLPVVSPSSDVLHELSEPVTKGDDRKEAGATNGADSRRKRSRLSNSLESQNLRPEGEPEPDREQEVVRESNQEDRPGCTYNEEYEPSDPHPTFVLVASDSEVCVRRCPITLLDYLQLSLVEAFFLVYSLGCLSVSLHQEPLSVIQLWQTFRSLDKDFVCLYSVYHHFRSKGWVAKMGGGAKYGVDLMLYRKGPPFYHASYSVVVEKVDHLFTGSTMRSFSWRTLAALSRITANVSKELLLCYVIFPADLSEADLDSPMCLSRLKVQEVVISRWVSSKERAEQDDL from the exons ATGCAGGCAGAGTTTCGACCTCCGAGGCGACGCGTTCGTATCTACGAGGAGTATCGCGCGCCGTTTCCTTTGGACGTGGAGCATGGACAGAACAAACCGGCTGAGGCGGAGCTGCTCCACAATCACGTGCTGGTGTATGGAGAAGAGCACATCCACAGGATCTATAGCCAG GGGTTCTTTGGTAAGGGGATTTTGTCTCGGTCCAAGCCAGAGTTCTGTGTCTTTGACCAATGGGAAG AACACAAAGGTCAGCTCCTACCTGTCGTCTCACCCTCCAG TGATGTTTTGCATGAGCTGTCCGAGCCAGTGACCAAGGGGGACGACAGAAAGGAGGCGGGGGCAACTAACGGCGCTGACAGTCGCAGAAAACGAAGCAGGCTGAGTAACAG ttTGGAATCTCAGAATCTCAGACCTGAGGGAGAACCTGAACCCGACAGAGAGCAGGAGGTCGTACGTGAGAGCAACCAGGAAGATAGACCTGGCTGTACATACAATGAAGAATATGAACCTTCTGATCCACATCCCACCTTTGTCCTGGTGGCTTCTGACagtgag GTCTGTGTCCGTCGGTGCCCCATCACACTTCTGGACTACTTGCAACTGAGCTTGGTGGAG GCCTTCTTTCTCGTCTATAGCCTGGGCTGCCTCTCCGTTTCCCTGCATCAG GAGCCACTTTCTGTCATCCAGCTGTGGCAGACTTTTCGCTCCCTGGACAAAGACTTTGTCTGCCTGTATTCAGTTTATCATCACTTCCGCAGTAAAGGCTGGGTGGCCAAGATGGGGGGCGGAGCCAAGTATGGTGTGGATCTCA TGTTGTACAGAAAAGGTCCACCGTTCTACCATGcgag CTACTCAGTGGTGGTGGAAAAGGTGGACCATTTGTTCACTGGCTCCACGATGCGCTCCTTCTCATGGAGAACTCTGGCAGCACTCAGCAGAATCACAGCTAACGTTTCCAAG GAGCTCCTGTTGTGTTACGTCATCTTCCCTGCTGACCTGTCGGAGGCAGACCTTGACTCACCTATGTGCTTGAGCCGGCTGAAAGTTCAG GAAGTTGTAATAAGCAGATGGGTGTCTTCCAAGGAGCGCGCAGAACAGGACGAcctttga
- the tsen2 gene encoding tRNA-splicing endonuclease subunit Sen2 isoform X1: protein MQAEFRPPRRRVRIYEEYRAPFPLDVEHGQNKPAEAELLHNHVLVYGEEHIHRIYSQGFFGKGILSRSKPEFCVFDQWEEHKGQLLPVVSPSRYEQLLLWAKLGLSAQGLDEQAASDVLHELSEPVTKGDDRKEAGATNGADSRRKRSRLSNSLESQNLRPEGEPEPDREQEVVRESNQEDRPGCTYNEEYEPSDPHPTFVLVASDSEVCVRRCPITLLDYLQLSLVEAFFLVYSLGCLSVSLHQEPLSVIQLWQTFRSLDKDFVCLYSVYHHFRSKGWVAKMGGGAKYGVDLMLYRKGPPFYHASYSVVVEKVDHLFTGSTMRSFSWRTLAALSRITANVSKELLLCYVIFPADLSEADLDSPMCLSRLKVQEVVISRWVSSKERAEQDDL from the exons ATGCAGGCAGAGTTTCGACCTCCGAGGCGACGCGTTCGTATCTACGAGGAGTATCGCGCGCCGTTTCCTTTGGACGTGGAGCATGGACAGAACAAACCGGCTGAGGCGGAGCTGCTCCACAATCACGTGCTGGTGTATGGAGAAGAGCACATCCACAGGATCTATAGCCAG GGGTTCTTTGGTAAGGGGATTTTGTCTCGGTCCAAGCCAGAGTTCTGTGTCTTTGACCAATGGGAAG AACACAAAGGTCAGCTCCTACCTGTCGTCTCACCCTCCAG GTAcgagcagctgctcctgtgggCAAAGTTAGGGCTGTCAGCACAAGGATTAGATGAACAAGCTGCCAGTGATGTTTTGCATGAGCTGTCCGAGCCAGTGACCAAGGGGGACGACAGAAAGGAGGCGGGGGCAACTAACGGCGCTGACAGTCGCAGAAAACGAAGCAGGCTGAGTAACAG ttTGGAATCTCAGAATCTCAGACCTGAGGGAGAACCTGAACCCGACAGAGAGCAGGAGGTCGTACGTGAGAGCAACCAGGAAGATAGACCTGGCTGTACATACAATGAAGAATATGAACCTTCTGATCCACATCCCACCTTTGTCCTGGTGGCTTCTGACagtgag GTCTGTGTCCGTCGGTGCCCCATCACACTTCTGGACTACTTGCAACTGAGCTTGGTGGAG GCCTTCTTTCTCGTCTATAGCCTGGGCTGCCTCTCCGTTTCCCTGCATCAG GAGCCACTTTCTGTCATCCAGCTGTGGCAGACTTTTCGCTCCCTGGACAAAGACTTTGTCTGCCTGTATTCAGTTTATCATCACTTCCGCAGTAAAGGCTGGGTGGCCAAGATGGGGGGCGGAGCCAAGTATGGTGTGGATCTCA TGTTGTACAGAAAAGGTCCACCGTTCTACCATGcgag CTACTCAGTGGTGGTGGAAAAGGTGGACCATTTGTTCACTGGCTCCACGATGCGCTCCTTCTCATGGAGAACTCTGGCAGCACTCAGCAGAATCACAGCTAACGTTTCCAAG GAGCTCCTGTTGTGTTACGTCATCTTCCCTGCTGACCTGTCGGAGGCAGACCTTGACTCACCTATGTGCTTGAGCCGGCTGAAAGTTCAG GAAGTTGTAATAAGCAGATGGGTGTCTTCCAAGGAGCGCGCAGAACAGGACGAcctttga